The DNA window GCTGCGTCAGGGCAGCTCCGAGGGGCAATCGGTGATCCATGCGACCGGGTTCGGTGGCGATGGCATCACCCTTTTTGGTGTGACAATCCTGAGTTATGCAAAGGACGGCGGCCCGACCCAGCAGATCATGGCAGACAGCGCACAGCTGCAGGATGACACATGGGTTCTGAACAAGGTAAAGATCTGGCCACTGACCTCGGGTCTGAACCCCGAATCCAATGCAGAAGAATATGAAACCATCAAACTGCCCACGACCCTTACCCAAGACCGTATCCGCGACAGCCTGGGGCGTCGCGAGAGCATCTCGATCTACGATTTGCCGGAAATGATCACACAACTCAAACAGGCCGGCTTTTCGACCAAACAACATGAGGTCTGGCTGCAGGTAGAGCTGGCACGCCCCCTGTTCCTCGTATCGATGGTTCTGGTCGGCGCAGCATTCACCATGCGTCATGCGCGGTTCGGGGGAACCGGCGTGGCGGTGTTGGCCGCGGTTTTGTTGGGCTTTTCGCTCTACTTCATTCGCAACTTTGCCCAGATCCTGGGTGAGAACGGCCAAATCCCGGTGACCCTGGCCGCCTGGGCTCCGCCGATTGCGGCGATCATGCTAACGCTTGGCCTTCTGCTGCATGCGGAGGACGGATGATGCGCCATCTACTCCCTGCACTTCTGACCAGCGCTGCCCTGATTGTGCCATTGAGCAGTCAGGCCCAGACCGCAGCTACAGACCAGACCCAGGAAGAGGTTCAGCCCGCAATTCTGGTTGCGGATACGGTGTTTATCACACCCGATCGCCAGCTGATCGCCGAAGGAAACGTCGAGGCGTTTCAAGGCGACATGCGCCTGCGGGCGCGCAAGATCACCTTTGATCGCGAAAGTGGCAAGCTGACAGTCGAAGGACCGATCCGTATCGACCAGGGCGGCAAAGCGACCGTTTTGGCAAATGCCGCCGAGCTGGACGAGGGGTTGCAGAACGGACTGCTGTCAGGTGCGCGACTGGTGTTTGATCAACAACTGCAATTGGCAGCCTTGCAGATGACCCGGGTCGGCGGACGGTATACGCAGCTTTACAAAACCGCCGTAACCTCATGTCATGTTTGCGAAAATGGCAAACCTCCGCTGTGGCAAATCCGAGCCAAGAAGGTTACGCACGACCAGTTGGAACAACAGCTTTACTTTGAAGAAGCGCAGTTCCGAGTTCTGGACGTGCCGATTTTTTACTTTCCGGGCATCCGCCTGCCTGACCCGAACCTGAAGCGCGCGACCGGGTTTCTGATCCCGTCGGTGCGCACCACCTCGCAGTTGGGAACCGGGATCAAGGTGCCCTATTTCTTCAAGCTCGGTGATCACGCCGACTTGACGGTATCACCATATATCTCGTCGAAGACGAACACGCTTGATCTACGCTATCGGCAAGCGTTCAAACGAGGCAGGATCGAAATCGAAGGCGCTTACACGCGCGACGATCTGGTTCAGAATGAAGACCGCGGCTATGTTTTCGCCTTTGGTCAGTTCGACCTCGACAACGCTTTCAAACTGGAATTCGACGTACGCACGGCCTCGGACAACGCCTATTTGGCTGACTATGGCCTGCCTGACCTGGACCGTCTGCGCAGCGAAGTCTCGCTCAGCCGGATCAAACGCGATACCGCTCTGCGGATCGGTTACATCCATTATGAAACACTGCGCGACAGTGAACGCGAAGACGAGATCCCTTCGGAAATCGTCGATATCAACTACCAAAAGCGGTTCTTCCCTTCCTGGCTCGGGGGCGAGGTCCGCCTGACTTTCGACGGGCACGCCCACCAAAGAACCTCTAACGTCGACATAGTCGGGCGTGACGTTGGACGCGCGACCGCCGATGTGGAATGGATGCGCAGTTGGACCTTTTCGCAGGGATTGCGGGCGGACTGGCGCATGGGCGCCTCGGCCGATGGGTTCAACACCTACAACGACACAAGCTTTCAGTCTCGCGCAACCATAACCACACCTCGCGCGGCGCTGACACTACGCTATCCTATGACCCGAGCCATGGGCGACGGCTCTACACATTTCCTTGAACCCATCGCCCAGTTCAGCTGGTCCAAAGTTTCCGGCCCGACAGTGCCCAACGACGAAAGTGGGTTTGTCGAGTTCGATCAGGGCAACCTTTTGGAGCTGTCCCGTTTCCCATCCCCTGACCGGCGCGAAGAAGGTGCATCCGCTGTCGTGGGCTTGAACTGGGCCCGTTATGCTCCGGCGGGTTGGCAAGCCTCGGCCACAGTGGGCCAAGTGTTCCGTGAAACCGCCGATCCCGATTTTTCGAAAACATCCGGTCTGAGCGGCACATCATCGGACATCTTGTTGGCAGGTCAGGTTAAATTGGACCGAGGCCTTGCCCTGACCGCGCGCGGTCTACTCAACAACTCGCTCAATTTCTCCAAGGCAGAGCTGCGCGGAGATTGGTCAAGCGAACGGACAGGAATTTCCGGATCGTACTTGTGGCTGGGCCGTGATCCGGCAGAAAACCGCACTTTGGCCGTTTCCGAATTTTGGTTCGATGGCAACTACAAGGTCAATCCAAATTGGACCGCTTCAGCCAACCTGCGGTACGATATCGAAGACAGCCGCGCCACGCGTGCGGGTGTTGGCTTGGTCTATCAAAATGAATGCGTAACGGTTAACCTCACGCTCAACAGGCGCTATACCTCTTCGACAAGTGTTGAACCGTCGACTGATTTCGGCTTTAGCATTGCGTTGAACGGGTTCGCGGTGGCGAGCGGAAATAAAGAATACAGGCGATCATGCAGAAAATCCTGACCCCCTTGATGGGCCCACTGAGCAGAGTTCTTCGTCAATGGTCCAAGCCGGTTGGACTTTTGGCGACCGTCGGCATGCTGGGCTTGGCACCGGTTCAGGCCACGTCGCAAAGCCTGTTCGCCCCGGCTATTCGCGTCAATCAAGAGGTCATCACCCGGTTCGAATTGGAACAGCGCGAGCTGTTCCTTCAGATCCTGCGCTTTCCCGGAAATCCGGCCGAAGTGGCCCGCAAGGGGTTGATCGAAGATCGCCTGCGTCAGCAGGTCATGAAAGAAGCAGGTCTTGATATTCCGCCCGAGGATGTTCAGCAGGGCATCGATCAATTCGCCTCGCAGGGCAATCTGTCACCCGAAGAATTCATCCAGGCTTTGGGGCAAGCGGGCGTATCCGAGGAAACCGTGCGGGATTTCATCACTGTACAGCTTGCCTGGCGCGATTATGTCTCGGCCCGTTTTCTGTCACGCGCCCGCCCGACCGAGGCCGAAATCGACCGGGCCTTGGGTCGCGGTGGCGGCGGTGGCATCCAGGTGCTTTTGTCCGAAGTGATCATCCCCGTA is part of the Falsiruegeria litorea R37 genome and encodes:
- the lptG gene encoding LPS export ABC transporter permease LptG, which codes for MILDRYFARRFVQSFLVIGAVFLTLILLIDLIEQLRRFEGVDVSFGQLFSLTLLNAPAAISEILPLLMILSTIVLFVGLARSSELVVTRAIGRSGIRALVAPVAVALIIGGLAVTTLNPIVAATAERYQRLADTYRTGGPSVLSLSGEGLWLRQGSSEGQSVIHATGFGGDGITLFGVTILSYAKDGGPTQQIMADSAQLQDDTWVLNKVKIWPLTSGLNPESNAEEYETIKLPTTLTQDRIRDSLGRRESISIYDLPEMITQLKQAGFSTKQHEVWLQVELARPLFLVSMVLVGAAFTMRHARFGGTGVAVLAAVLLGFSLYFIRNFAQILGENGQIPVTLAAWAPPIAAIMLTLGLLLHAEDG
- a CDS encoding LPS-assembly protein LptD encodes the protein MRHLLPALLTSAALIVPLSSQAQTAATDQTQEEVQPAILVADTVFITPDRQLIAEGNVEAFQGDMRLRARKITFDRESGKLTVEGPIRIDQGGKATVLANAAELDEGLQNGLLSGARLVFDQQLQLAALQMTRVGGRYTQLYKTAVTSCHVCENGKPPLWQIRAKKVTHDQLEQQLYFEEAQFRVLDVPIFYFPGIRLPDPNLKRATGFLIPSVRTTSQLGTGIKVPYFFKLGDHADLTVSPYISSKTNTLDLRYRQAFKRGRIEIEGAYTRDDLVQNEDRGYVFAFGQFDLDNAFKLEFDVRTASDNAYLADYGLPDLDRLRSEVSLSRIKRDTALRIGYIHYETLRDSEREDEIPSEIVDINYQKRFFPSWLGGEVRLTFDGHAHQRTSNVDIVGRDVGRATADVEWMRSWTFSQGLRADWRMGASADGFNTYNDTSFQSRATITTPRAALTLRYPMTRAMGDGSTHFLEPIAQFSWSKVSGPTVPNDESGFVEFDQGNLLELSRFPSPDRREEGASAVVGLNWARYAPAGWQASATVGQVFRETADPDFSKTSGLSGTSSDILLAGQVKLDRGLALTARGLLNNSLNFSKAELRGDWSSERTGISGSYLWLGRDPAENRTLAVSEFWFDGNYKVNPNWTASANLRYDIEDSRATRAGVGLVYQNECVTVNLTLNRRYTSSTSVEPSTDFGFSIALNGFAVASGNKEYRRSCRKS